One region of Pseudomonas alvandae genomic DNA includes:
- the rarD gene encoding EamA family transporter RarD, with translation MTAQNESGQGVAFGLGATLLWGSYPLWYKPLAGLDAYHLLSWRVVFAELFLLALVLLTARVGTLRATLKTVRPANVLTVSAVLGLWWLMYIYGIMTGRVLEVAFGYFLSPIMSMVVSRVIFKERLTALQTWAIFLAVTGVTLMAFELLNLHSFPWIALVIGFCYSFYGIFKKKVPGDPVVIQTLEIAVLLPFAALFLVWAQAQGQGHQFLQSGTRDLLLVATGLITVLPLWWYSLAAKQLSMITLGFLQFVPPICNFLLAAFVYGEPVSSLKLAAFSFIWLALALFTLNSIRVQRAAAAARLSVQMRTA, from the coding sequence ATGACTGCCCAGAACGAATCCGGACAAGGCGTCGCCTTCGGGCTCGGCGCCACGCTGCTCTGGGGCTCGTACCCGCTCTGGTACAAGCCGTTGGCCGGGCTCGATGCCTATCATCTGCTGTCCTGGCGGGTGGTGTTCGCCGAGTTGTTTCTCCTGGCACTGGTGTTGTTGACCGCGCGGGTCGGGACGTTGCGCGCTACGCTCAAGACCGTTCGCCCGGCCAATGTGCTCACGGTGTCCGCGGTGTTGGGGCTTTGGTGGCTGATGTACATCTACGGGATCATGACCGGGCGCGTACTGGAGGTGGCCTTCGGCTATTTCCTCAGCCCGATCATGAGCATGGTGGTGTCGCGGGTGATCTTCAAGGAGCGTCTCACGGCCCTGCAAACCTGGGCGATCTTCCTCGCCGTCACAGGCGTGACATTGATGGCGTTCGAGCTGCTGAACCTGCATTCATTCCCATGGATCGCGCTGGTGATCGGCTTCTGCTATTCGTTCTACGGCATCTTCAAGAAAAAGGTACCGGGTGATCCGGTGGTCATCCAGACGCTGGAAATTGCCGTGCTGCTGCCGTTCGCGGCGCTGTTCCTGGTGTGGGCTCAGGCCCAGGGCCAAGGGCACCAGTTCCTGCAGTCGGGTACTCGCGATCTGCTGTTGGTCGCGACGGGTCTGATCACGGTGTTGCCTTTGTGGTGGTACAGTCTGGCGGCCAAGCAGCTGTCGATGATCACGCTGGGCTTCTTGCAGTTCGTCCCGCCAATTTGCAACTTCCTGTTGGCGGCATTCGTTTATGGTGAACCGGTCTCGTCGTTGAAACTGGCGGCGTTCTCGTTCATCTGGCTGGCGCTTGCGTTGTTTACCTTGAACTCCATCCGGGTCCAGCGTGCAGCGGCGGCCGCCAGGTTGTCCGTGCAAATGCGTACGGCATGA
- a CDS encoding iron-containing redox enzyme family protein, producing MSITQETFQSETAYVVRNEGVDLELKLFMDEQIEYILKHRATEHPFLNAYAEHGLPPEQSQVLYLETLHYFKYLPFYVCGISTITRDEAVLRTIAFNARDELGETHSHSDLYRKFLHDKGISEEQIEAYKCLPSTQALNDGICALYSKPPLQKALGGLFADEAMSASMVSKYNDGLIKEGVSERGRFFWTLHMEVEVGHSNAVFNVMEKHLQTPQERRLFAEGIEQYLHLMEVYWDGIERKLNAGGRQ from the coding sequence ATGTCCATCACTCAAGAAACGTTTCAATCCGAAACCGCCTATGTCGTACGCAACGAAGGCGTCGATCTGGAGCTCAAGTTGTTCATGGATGAGCAGATCGAATACATCCTCAAGCATCGCGCGACCGAGCACCCATTTCTGAACGCCTATGCCGAGCACGGTCTGCCGCCGGAGCAAAGCCAGGTGCTGTACCTGGAAACCCTGCACTACTTCAAATACCTGCCGTTCTATGTTTGTGGGATTTCCACCATCACCCGTGACGAGGCAGTCCTTCGCACCATCGCCTTCAACGCTCGCGATGAACTGGGGGAAACCCATTCCCATTCCGACTTGTACCGCAAGTTCCTGCACGACAAGGGCATCAGCGAGGAGCAGATCGAGGCCTACAAGTGCCTGCCCAGCACTCAGGCGTTGAACGACGGCATTTGCGCGCTCTACAGCAAACCGCCATTGCAAAAGGCACTGGGTGGCTTGTTCGCCGACGAGGCGATGTCCGCATCGATGGTTTCCAAATACAACGATGGCTTGATCAAGGAAGGCGTCAGCGAACGCGGCCGGTTCTTCTGGACGCTGCACATGGAAGTCGAAGTCGGCCACTCCAACGCAGTGTTCAACGTCATGGAAAAACACCTGCAGACGCCGCAAGAGCGTCGTCTGTTCGCCGAAGGCATTGAACAGTACCTGCACCTGATGGAAGTGTACTGGGATGGCATCGAGCGCAAACTCAACGCTGGAGGACGCCAATGA
- a CDS encoding HalD/BesD family halogenase — translation MSEQTSSLVIEVMEQQLAKHFQALLQDENRMKQIRNEFRRDGYFNFKNFSFLPKRILENVHAEVHALLDEYSVRRDVTVPSTGNTYRKMYNVNQPEIAEGGTFIPALYQSESLRKFLGNIAGDDLASCWEQEQYLITKLSHPGDTHGWHWGDYPYTMIWIIEAPEDPAIGGVLQCVPHSEWDKQNPQIWQYILNNPIKSYHHLKGDVYFLKSDTTLHHVVPIQQETTRIILNTCWASAHDRRTDVAHESIEVIWDTKARTTEEA, via the coding sequence ATGAGCGAACAAACGTCCAGCTTGGTTATTGAAGTAATGGAGCAGCAACTGGCCAAGCATTTCCAGGCTCTTTTGCAGGATGAAAACCGGATGAAGCAGATTCGTAATGAATTTCGCCGCGACGGTTACTTCAACTTCAAAAACTTTTCCTTTCTGCCGAAAAGGATTTTGGAAAATGTTCATGCCGAAGTTCATGCGTTATTGGACGAGTATTCGGTGCGCCGCGATGTGACGGTTCCATCCACCGGTAATACCTACCGCAAAATGTATAACGTCAACCAACCGGAGATCGCCGAGGGCGGGACGTTCATTCCCGCGCTTTATCAATCCGAGTCGCTGCGTAAGTTCTTGGGCAATATTGCCGGCGACGACTTGGCGTCCTGCTGGGAGCAGGAGCAATACCTGATCACCAAACTGAGCCACCCGGGCGATACCCATGGCTGGCATTGGGGTGATTACCCGTACACCATGATCTGGATCATCGAGGCGCCCGAGGACCCGGCGATCGGTGGCGTGCTCCAGTGCGTGCCGCACAGCGAGTGGGACAAGCAGAACCCGCAGATCTGGCAGTACATCCTCAACAACCCGATCAAGTCGTATCACCACCTCAAGGGTGATGTGTATTTCCTCAAGTCGGATACCACGTTGCACCACGTGGTACCGATCCAGCAGGAAACCACTCGGATCATTCTCAACACATGCTGGGCCAGTGCCCATGACCGGCGAACCGATGTCGCCCACGAAAGTATCGAAGTGATCTGGGATACCAAGGCCAGGACCACCGAAGAGGCCTGA
- a CDS encoding cation:proton antiporter domain-containing protein produces the protein MLLIQIVFVMLSAKLLGAALNRLGQPQVVGEMIAGFMLGPVVLGQLFPSFHQQLFDSSAITQLKVLSELGILLFMFVIGAEFRFPLKQSKTGFHAMVIGAFSIVIPFSLGAAIAPWLYEHFASTGTSRLAFVLFIGTVFSVTAFPVLARILKERGMLGTQTGAIALLAAAMSDVVAWMLIAAVAMVNGQDSDWMALVVRGGCLLLLVAFSFLVLKPLLNRWLAAEGKLAQPMVLVALLAGVMIYGSLTHALQVHAVFGAFLFGLCLPRDQRLLDMIIERLEHVSLIILMPCFFALAGLSTTSSAFTGLGAWVLLVILLVAVTAKIFGSALGARLVGCSWSTSLSIGALMNTRGLMELVVLKIGLDMGIIGSELFTALVVMTIVTTLMTGPLMNLQEKKIFPVRNSSTPSALPPVDL, from the coding sequence ATGTTGCTGATCCAGATAGTGTTTGTCATGTTGTCAGCAAAACTCCTGGGTGCCGCGCTCAATCGCTTGGGGCAGCCACAGGTTGTTGGAGAAATGATTGCCGGTTTCATGTTGGGCCCCGTTGTACTGGGCCAGTTGTTTCCCTCCTTCCATCAGCAACTATTCGATAGCAGCGCTATTACCCAGCTCAAAGTCCTGAGCGAGTTGGGCATATTGTTGTTCATGTTCGTCATCGGTGCCGAGTTTCGTTTCCCATTGAAACAGAGCAAGACCGGCTTCCATGCCATGGTCATCGGCGCCTTCAGCATTGTCATCCCTTTTTCCCTCGGCGCCGCGATAGCTCCCTGGCTGTACGAACATTTCGCCAGCACCGGGACGTCTCGGTTGGCCTTTGTCTTGTTCATAGGCACCGTGTTTTCCGTCACCGCTTTTCCGGTACTGGCGCGGATCCTCAAGGAACGCGGCATGCTCGGTACGCAGACCGGTGCGATCGCCTTGCTGGCCGCCGCCATGAGCGACGTGGTCGCCTGGATGTTGATTGCCGCTGTCGCGATGGTGAACGGTCAGGACAGTGACTGGATGGCCCTGGTCGTCCGGGGTGGTTGCCTGTTACTGCTGGTGGCCTTTTCGTTCCTGGTGCTCAAGCCCCTCTTGAACCGTTGGCTCGCCGCCGAAGGAAAGCTTGCGCAACCGATGGTGCTCGTGGCGTTGCTGGCTGGTGTGATGATCTATGGCAGCCTGACCCACGCGCTGCAAGTGCACGCCGTATTTGGTGCCTTCCTGTTCGGCCTGTGCTTGCCGCGTGACCAGCGTTTGCTGGACATGATCATCGAACGGCTGGAGCACGTATCGCTGATCATACTGATGCCCTGTTTCTTTGCCCTGGCCGGCTTGAGCACCACCTCGTCGGCGTTCACCGGGCTTGGGGCCTGGGTGCTGCTGGTGATCCTGCTCGTGGCTGTCACTGCGAAGATATTCGGCAGCGCGCTGGGCGCTCGGCTTGTGGGTTGCTCCTGGTCGACGTCGCTGAGCATCGGTGCACTGATGAACACCCGCGGCCTGATGGAACTGGTCGTGCTCAAGATCGGCCTGGACATGGGCATCATCGGCAGCGAGCTGTTTACCGCCCTGGTGGTCATGACCATCGTCACGACGCTGATGACCGGTCCGCTGATGAATCTGCAAGAAAAGAAAATCTTTCCGGTACGCAACTCGTCGACTCCGAGTGCGTTGCCTCCCGTGGATTTGTAA
- the ftrA gene encoding transcriptional regulator FtrA gives MNALPGTVAILVYEGLCVFEFGIALEIFGLPRPELDVPWYTHRIVAVDEGPMRALGGLQISVDAGLEELETAQTIIVPGWRNRYERPPEALLQALARAHARGARLLSICSGVFVLAATGLLDGETATTHWQFSKELAERFPNIKVDPNVLYVDSGQVITSAGSAAGIDACLHLIARDFGTHIANSVARRLVMAPQRTGGQSQFIVAPVCKSPRNELTRVLQWIREHLDQPLSVADMAARVAMSERTFLRRFIETTGLSPKAWLQQERLNRARELLESTDQNTAGIAHACGYRSVESFRAAFRNAVGLAPSAYRERFGSDEISKQAAWAANC, from the coding sequence ATGAATGCTCTTCCTGGAACAGTGGCCATCCTCGTCTATGAGGGCCTTTGCGTATTCGAATTCGGCATCGCCCTCGAGATCTTCGGGCTACCCCGCCCAGAACTGGACGTCCCTTGGTATACCCACCGCATCGTTGCCGTCGACGAGGGGCCGATGCGTGCGCTGGGAGGATTGCAAATCTCCGTCGACGCGGGTCTGGAAGAGCTTGAAACCGCACAGACCATCATCGTCCCTGGTTGGCGCAACCGTTATGAGCGGCCCCCCGAAGCGCTCTTGCAAGCCCTTGCAAGAGCCCATGCCCGCGGTGCACGCCTGCTGTCCATCTGCTCGGGGGTGTTCGTGCTCGCCGCCACAGGGCTGCTCGATGGAGAAACCGCTACCACGCATTGGCAATTTTCCAAGGAGCTGGCCGAACGATTCCCCAACATCAAGGTTGACCCTAATGTGCTCTACGTCGATTCCGGCCAGGTGATCACCTCAGCCGGAAGTGCCGCCGGTATCGACGCCTGCCTGCATTTGATCGCTCGTGATTTCGGCACGCACATCGCCAACTCGGTGGCCCGACGCTTGGTAATGGCGCCACAGAGAACCGGCGGCCAGTCGCAATTCATCGTCGCCCCGGTGTGCAAGTCACCGCGCAACGAGCTGACGCGCGTGTTGCAATGGATCCGCGAGCACCTGGACCAACCGTTGAGCGTGGCTGACATGGCGGCTCGCGTGGCCATGAGCGAACGAACCTTTTTGAGGCGTTTCATTGAAACCACGGGACTGTCGCCCAAGGCCTGGCTTCAGCAGGAACGACTGAACCGCGCTCGCGAGCTGCTGGAAAGCACCGATCAAAACACCGCCGGTATCGCACACGCTTGTGGGTATCGGTCAGTGGAAAGTTTCCGCGCAGCCTTTCGCAACGCGGTGGGCCTGGCTCCCTCGGCCTACCGTGAGAGATTTGGCAGCGATGAAATCAGCAAGCAAGCGGCCTGGGCAGCCAACTGCTAA
- the nudK gene encoding GDP-mannose pyrophosphatase NudK, with amino-acid sequence MTQASSIKDRVRIKQVEVLSDNWYILRKTTYDYLGRNGQWRELTRETYDRGNGATILLYSKAKQTVVLTRQFRFPAFVNGHDGLLIETCAGLLDNDDPQTCIRKETQEETGYVVQDVRKVFEAFMSPGSVTERIHFFVGEYFDEDKQHEGGGLEAEGEEIEVLEMPLGQALGMIETGEICDGKTIMLLQYAKLHRLLD; translated from the coding sequence ATGACCCAGGCAAGCAGCATCAAGGACCGCGTACGTATCAAGCAGGTCGAGGTCCTCTCGGACAATTGGTACATCCTGCGCAAGACCACTTATGACTACCTCGGCCGCAACGGCCAATGGCGCGAGCTGACCCGCGAGACCTATGACCGCGGCAACGGCGCCACCATCCTGCTTTACAGCAAAGCCAAGCAGACCGTGGTGTTGACCCGGCAATTCCGCTTCCCGGCGTTCGTCAACGGGCACGACGGCCTGTTGATCGAAACCTGCGCCGGCCTGCTGGACAACGATGATCCGCAGACCTGCATCCGCAAGGAAACCCAGGAAGAAACCGGCTATGTCGTCCAAGACGTGCGCAAGGTATTCGAGGCGTTCATGAGCCCGGGCTCGGTGACCGAGCGGATCCATTTTTTTGTCGGTGAATACTTCGACGAAGACAAGCAGCACGAAGGTGGCGGGCTTGAGGCCGAAGGGGAAGAGATCGAAGTGCTGGAGATGCCGCTCGGCCAGGCCCTGGGCATGATCGAGACCGGCGAAATCTGTGACGGCAAGACCATCATGTTGTTGCAGTACGCCAAGTTGCATCGGTTGCTGGATTAG
- the nadE gene encoding ammonia-dependent NAD(+) synthetase, translating into MTSFLQERIAQELGIDRQLTQGGEASEIARRVEFIKQVLRESGCQSLVLGISGGVDSLTAGRLCQLAVEQLRNEDYAARFIAVRLPYKAQADEQDAQASLDFIRPDLITISNIAACVDGLMGSIVIDGLQPSAELTDFAKGNAKARARMLAQYAIANLSNGLVVGTDHGAEAVMGFFTKFGDGACDLAPLSGLTKTQVRLLADAMGAPAHLVRKAPTADLEDLAPGKLDEVAYGCSYEEIDAYLMGEEVSPQAQQIIERAYLKTAHKRALPRVPVSL; encoded by the coding sequence ATGACATCGTTTCTGCAAGAACGCATTGCCCAGGAACTGGGCATCGACCGTCAACTCACTCAGGGCGGCGAAGCCAGCGAGATCGCCCGCCGCGTCGAGTTCATCAAGCAGGTCCTGCGAGAATCCGGTTGCCAGTCCCTGGTCCTGGGGATCAGTGGCGGCGTCGACTCGCTCACCGCCGGCCGCCTATGCCAATTGGCGGTGGAGCAACTGCGCAATGAAGACTACGCGGCGCGATTCATCGCCGTCCGGCTACCGTACAAAGCCCAGGCTGACGAGCAGGACGCCCAGGCGTCCCTGGACTTCATTCGGCCGGACTTGATCACCATCAGCAACATTGCCGCGTGCGTTGACGGCTTGATGGGCAGCATTGTCATCGATGGCTTGCAGCCTTCGGCCGAACTCACCGACTTTGCCAAAGGCAACGCCAAGGCCCGCGCCCGGATGCTGGCGCAATACGCCATTGCCAATCTGAGCAACGGATTGGTGGTCGGCACCGATCATGGGGCGGAGGCGGTGATGGGCTTTTTCACCAAGTTTGGCGACGGCGCATGCGACCTGGCACCGCTGTCCGGGCTGACCAAGACCCAGGTGAGACTGCTGGCCGACGCGATGGGCGCCCCCGCGCACCTGGTGCGCAAGGCGCCGACCGCTGATTTGGAAGACCTGGCGCCCGGTAAGTTGGATGAAGTGGCGTATGGCTGCAGCTACGAGGAAATCGATGCGTACCTGATGGGCGAAGAAGTGTCGCCGCAGGCGCAGCAGATCATTGAACGCGCTTACCTCAAGACAGCCCACAAGCGAGCACTGCCTCGCGTTCCGGTATCGTTGTAA
- the pncB gene encoding nicotinate phosphoribosyltransferase, translated as MDSAFDTTSGTIQSLLDTDYYTFTMMQAVLHQHPNVEVEYQFIVRSKERLGHLIPDIRVELEKLAGLQLREGEQRFLFNKRFREYLTPDFEQFLGLFRFNLRYIHVSEVDGQLHIRVRGPMLHCIMFEQPVLAMVSELRNREKYPEVELADVTRKLYQKFEWLEKNASREELAEFRVSDFSTRRRLSFRAQREVVNVMRSDFPGVFVGTSNAHLAYEFDLPLIGTMAHQWLMVHQQLGRLRESQNAALENWVHEYRGRLGIALTDCISTDFFLKDFDLYFAKLYDGLRQDSGDPIVWADKVLGRYQELGIDPRTKDLMFSDGLNFEKCLPILRHVRGKAKFGFGMGTSLACDVDGVEPLSIVMKLVRVHGEPVVKFSDDPIKNVCEDASFLRYAAQVFNVALINPQLGA; from the coding sequence ATGGACAGTGCATTCGATACAACCAGCGGCACCATCCAGAGTCTTCTGGACACCGACTACTACACCTTCACCATGATGCAGGCGGTCTTGCACCAGCACCCGAATGTCGAGGTGGAATACCAGTTCATCGTCCGCTCCAAGGAGCGGCTCGGTCACCTGATCCCGGATATTCGTGTCGAACTGGAGAAACTCGCCGGGTTGCAACTGCGCGAGGGGGAGCAGCGGTTTCTGTTCAACAAGCGTTTCCGTGAGTACCTGACACCGGACTTCGAACAGTTTCTCGGGCTGTTTCGCTTCAATCTGCGCTACATCCACGTTTCGGAGGTCGACGGCCAACTGCACATCCGCGTCCGTGGTCCGATGCTGCACTGCATCATGTTCGAGCAGCCGGTATTGGCGATGGTCAGCGAACTGCGCAATCGTGAGAAGTATCCCGAAGTCGAGTTGGCCGACGTCACCCGCAAGCTGTACCAGAAATTCGAATGGCTGGAGAAAAATGCCAGCCGTGAAGAACTCGCCGAGTTTCGCGTTTCAGACTTTTCCACCCGTCGTCGGCTGTCGTTCCGGGCCCAGCGGGAAGTGGTAAATGTCATGCGCAGCGATTTTCCTGGGGTCTTTGTCGGCACCAGTAACGCGCACTTGGCTTACGAATTCGATCTGCCCCTGATCGGCACCATGGCTCACCAGTGGCTGATGGTGCACCAGCAACTCGGACGCTTGCGCGAGAGCCAGAACGCGGCGTTGGAAAACTGGGTGCACGAGTATCGCGGCCGCCTCGGTATCGCCCTGACGGACTGCATCAGCACCGACTTTTTCCTCAAGGATTTCGACCTGTATTTTGCCAAGCTCTATGACGGCCTGCGCCAGGATTCCGGTGACCCGATCGTCTGGGCTGACAAGGTGCTGGGGCGTTACCAGGAACTGGGTATCGACCCGCGAACCAAGGACCTGATGTTTTCCGATGGCCTCAATTTCGAAAAATGCCTGCCGATCCTGCGTCACGTTCGCGGCAAGGCCAAGTTCGGTTTTGGCATGGGCACCAGCCTGGCCTGCGATGTCGACGGTGTCGAACCGCTGAGCATCGTCATGAAGCTGGTGCGGGTCCACGGCGAGCCGGTGGTGAAGTTCTCCGATGATCCGATCAAGAACGTCTGCGAGGATGCCTCGTTTCTGCGGTACGCCGCCCAAGTGTTCAACGTTGCCCTGATCAATCCACAGTTGGGAGCTTGA
- a CDS encoding nicotinamidase yields the protein MNSLIRKTASFDVDAQKSFTPLCPDELPVPGGDQIAGELNFIASLASLRIGSKDAHSPLAPWVVADHAQMFVPTGLEHADITWVSHCVPGTEGFALLDQLPTPYDYDYFVWKGVEPDLHPYGACYHDLHGKLSTGVIEYLKAKRVEQVIVGGLALDFCVKTTALQLAAAGFKVIVHLPACRAISEEGAIQAIQDMHQAGIAVAATREETLRQANA from the coding sequence ATGAACAGCCTGATCCGGAAAACCGCTTCCTTCGATGTCGACGCGCAAAAGAGCTTCACACCGCTGTGCCCCGATGAGCTTCCGGTGCCGGGCGGTGACCAGATTGCCGGTGAGCTGAATTTCATCGCGTCCCTGGCCAGCCTCCGCATCGGCAGCAAGGACGCCCATTCGCCCCTGGCTCCCTGGGTGGTTGCCGATCATGCACAGATGTTCGTGCCGACCGGGCTCGAGCACGCCGACATCACTTGGGTCAGCCACTGCGTTCCCGGCACTGAGGGGTTCGCCTTGCTGGATCAACTGCCGACGCCGTACGACTACGACTATTTCGTCTGGAAGGGGGTCGAGCCGGATTTGCACCCCTACGGTGCCTGCTACCACGACCTGCACGGCAAGTTGTCCACCGGGGTGATCGAGTACCTCAAGGCCAAGCGTGTGGAGCAGGTCATAGTCGGCGGGCTGGCGCTGGATTTCTGCGTCAAGACCACCGCCCTGCAACTGGCCGCCGCTGGCTTCAAGGTGATCGTTCACCTCCCGGCCTGCCGGGCGATCAGTGAGGAGGGCGCCATTCAAGCCATCCAGGACATGCATCAAGCAGGCATCGCGGTGGCCGCGACGCGCGAAGAAACCCTCCGCCAGGCAAACGCATAA
- a CDS encoding adenylyltransferase/cytidyltransferase family protein: MFEIALYGGAFNPPHAGHAQVMIEASRLARRVLVVPSFRHPHGKQMVDYEVRLNWLESIVEKVQPLCRAEVRASRVEQVVARGVEGAIYSYTLLAHLADSLALDGKRIALVVGQDVADLLPTFYRGEELLERFSILRVEEKIHVRSTVVRERLALGKPLPSDWIAPGMNPLNYDLYATHGNRHAH, from the coding sequence ATGTTCGAGATTGCCCTGTATGGCGGCGCCTTCAATCCCCCTCATGCCGGCCACGCTCAAGTAATGATCGAGGCCTCACGCTTGGCCAGACGCGTGCTGGTGGTCCCCAGCTTCCGGCATCCCCACGGCAAGCAAATGGTCGACTACGAGGTTCGCCTGAACTGGCTGGAGTCGATCGTCGAAAAGGTGCAACCACTGTGCCGCGCCGAAGTGCGCGCAAGCCGGGTGGAACAGGTCGTGGCCCGTGGCGTTGAAGGCGCCATCTACAGCTACACCCTGCTCGCCCACCTCGCCGACAGCCTGGCTCTGGACGGCAAGCGGATCGCGTTGGTGGTGGGCCAGGATGTCGCCGATTTGCTGCCGACGTTCTATCGAGGCGAGGAATTGCTGGAGCGCTTTTCCATTCTTCGCGTGGAGGAAAAGATCCACGTGCGCAGCACGGTGGTTCGCGAACGACTGGCCTTGGGCAAGCCGCTGCCCAGCGACTGGATAGCACCCGGCATGAACCCGTTAAACTATGACCTTTACGCTACCCACGGAAATCGACATGCCCACTAG
- a CDS encoding NUDIX hydrolase: MPTSPAASRGYLHTIDLCVLRFCRETQALEILLNRREAEPFAGHWALPGIVVNGDVEDLTLNDAVERLRNSSKVGMPLAWIEQVGTVGDAFRDPRCWSSSTFYLAILSDTVQLAEHQGFFPLKDVADASIKLPFDHNSLVAAVQERLLSKALYSSLPLMFLGPEFSAPEAVDIFSVVLGRPVLKTSMRQRLLKMTEAGYLQETGRKKAGEGGRPQRTVENLKPASVYLFDRCFLE, translated from the coding sequence ATGCCCACTAGCCCAGCCGCCTCGCGCGGTTATCTGCACACCATCGACCTTTGTGTGCTGCGCTTCTGCCGGGAGACCCAGGCGCTGGAAATCCTCCTGAACCGACGGGAAGCCGAGCCGTTCGCCGGCCATTGGGCGTTGCCCGGGATCGTGGTCAATGGGGACGTCGAAGATCTCACGCTGAACGACGCTGTGGAGCGCCTGCGCAATTCAAGCAAGGTCGGCATGCCGCTGGCCTGGATCGAACAGGTCGGCACCGTCGGCGACGCGTTCCGCGATCCGCGCTGCTGGTCGTCCTCGACGTTCTACCTGGCGATTCTCAGCGACACGGTCCAGCTCGCCGAACACCAGGGATTCTTTCCCCTCAAGGATGTCGCAGACGCCTCGATCAAACTCCCTTTCGACCACAACAGCCTGGTGGCGGCGGTCCAGGAACGGTTGCTGTCCAAAGCCCTCTACAGCAGCCTGCCGTTGATGTTCCTGGGCCCGGAATTCAGCGCGCCGGAAGCGGTGGATATTTTCTCCGTGGTACTCGGTCGTCCGGTGCTCAAGACCAGCATGCGCCAGCGTCTGCTGAAAATGACCGAGGCGGGTTATCTGCAGGAAACCGGCCGCAAAAAAGCCGGCGAAGGCGGCCGCCCGCAACGCACGGTGGAAAATCTCAAACCGGCCAGCGTTTATCTTTTTGACCGGTGTTTTCTGGAGTAG